One stretch of Methanofastidiosum sp. DNA includes these proteins:
- a CDS encoding CPBP family intramembrane metalloprotease, producing MVANLLNFKDKSSMGIIYFVLITFIITYLMLAFVYVNGGLKYENTFAFLIVMMFIPLIVSSLLTKFYLKRPISSFGIKIGTGIKYYLAAYFYPFIAIGLGILLFVLMRLGTFSTNLDLIFPSQYGIPIYIYLINYAIAPVFPNSIFAFGEEYGWRGYLQDLLLEKFSILKTLIITGIIWGLWHAPLIAMGYNYHQYPLPGVFLFTLWTIFVGIFFGWLKIKSKSVLTAALGHGAINAYVGFGILFAQTNNQLLGVPFGLPGLLAFLILAIIFLWDLKRSYPQKF from the coding sequence ATGGTAGCTAATTTGTTAAATTTTAAAGACAAATCCTCAATGGGGATCATTTATTTTGTATTAATTACGTTTATTATTACATATTTAATGCTTGCATTTGTTTATGTTAACGGTGGACTAAAATATGAGAACACATTTGCATTTTTAATAGTTATGATGTTTATACCGTTAATAGTTTCTTCTTTGCTAACTAAATTTTACCTAAAAAGACCAATTTCATCATTCGGAATAAAAATAGGAACTGGCATTAAGTATTACTTAGCCGCATATTTCTACCCTTTTATAGCCATTGGACTTGGAATTCTTTTATTTGTCCTGATGAGATTAGGTACTTTTAGTACCAATTTGGATTTAATTTTTCCAAGCCAGTATGGCATCCCGATATATATCTATTTAATTAACTATGCCATCGCCCCTGTTTTCCCCAATTCTATCTTTGCATTTGGAGAAGAATATGGATGGCGTGGTTACCTTCAGGATCTTTTACTAGAAAAGTTTTCAATACTTAAAACTCTTATAATTACAGGTATAATCTGGGGACTTTGGCATGCACCATTAATCGCAATGGGCTATAACTATCATCAATATCCCTTACCAGGTGTATTCCTCTTTACACTATGGACCATCTTTGTAGGTATTTTCTTTGGATGGTTAAAAATTAAGTCAAAATCAGTTCTTACTGCCGCACTCGGACACGGGGCGATTAATGCTTATGTGGGATTTGGAATACTTTTTGCACAAACAAATAATCAGCTTTTAGGTGTACCTTTTGGTCTACCTGGATTACTTGCATTCCTAATACTTGCAATAATATTTCTTTGGGATTTAAAGAGAAGTTATCCCCAAAAGTTCTGA
- a CDS encoding 2-isopropylmalate synthase: MEEVICVSDYNKKVLEKMNIEGIKIFDTTLRDGEQTPGVAFNIEEKMKIAESLDLLGVDAIEAGFPITSAGEKDAIKKVCDMGLKAKVCGLARSNKKDIDIALDCNVDRVHTFIATSPLHREFKLKMSKEEIMSKAVEGVEYAKDHGVEVEFSCEDATRTELEYLKEMHRAVRDAGVDYINVPDTVGTIMPKAMRYLIKELVDDINVPISIHCHNDFGLAVANSLAAVESGAKQVHCTVNGLGERAGNASLEETVMSLMALYGVRFSLDTTRLTYISKLVSRISGVVVQPNKAIVGENAFAHESGIHVHGVLSKAFCYEPLTPKLVGRESEIVVGKHTGLHAVEKKLKDFGIGLTKEQILEIVDDVKQIRESGKKITDEDLIAIAAGYVGKVPDEEKEVKLEEMSIISGLHITPTATAILNINGNKKVGSNIGNGAVDAALNALKSVVPEKITLEEYRLEAITGGSDALCQVSVKMTNEDGIKALGKSVGPDIVMTSVNAAIEAINKLRKISKEGKTK; the protein is encoded by the coding sequence ATGGAAGAAGTTATTTGTGTAAGTGATTACAACAAAAAAGTATTAGAAAAAATGAATATAGAAGGTATAAAGATATTTGATACAACTCTTAGAGATGGAGAGCAGACCCCTGGTGTTGCATTCAACATCGAAGAAAAGATGAAGATAGCAGAGAGTCTTGATCTCTTAGGGGTTGACGCTATTGAGGCGGGATTCCCCATAACATCTGCTGGAGAGAAAGACGCCATAAAAAAAGTATGTGACATGGGGCTTAAGGCAAAAGTATGTGGACTTGCAAGATCAAATAAAAAAGATATTGATATAGCATTAGATTGTAATGTTGATAGAGTTCATACATTTATTGCTACCTCCCCTCTTCATAGAGAATTCAAACTTAAGATGTCAAAAGAAGAGATTATGAGTAAGGCGGTAGAAGGTGTGGAATATGCAAAAGATCATGGGGTTGAAGTAGAGTTCTCATGTGAAGATGCAACAAGAACAGAATTAGAATATCTTAAAGAGATGCATAGAGCGGTAAGAGATGCAGGCGTGGATTATATTAATGTGCCAGATACAGTTGGAACTATAATGCCAAAAGCAATGAGATACTTAATAAAAGAGCTTGTTGATGATATTAATGTACCTATTAGCATTCATTGCCACAATGATTTTGGTCTTGCTGTGGCAAATTCTCTAGCCGCAGTTGAAAGTGGTGCTAAACAGGTTCATTGTACAGTAAATGGTCTAGGTGAAAGAGCAGGAAATGCTTCTCTAGAGGAAACAGTAATGAGTCTAATGGCTCTTTACGGAGTAAGATTCTCTCTTGATACTACAAGACTTACCTATATATCTAAACTTGTCTCGAGAATATCTGGAGTAGTTGTACAACCAAACAAAGCAATCGTTGGAGAAAATGCTTTTGCTCATGAATCTGGTATCCATGTTCACGGAGTACTAAGCAAAGCCTTCTGTTATGAGCCTCTTACTCCAAAGTTAGTAGGAAGAGAAAGTGAGATTGTTGTTGGAAAACACACAGGGCTCCACGCTGTTGAAAAGAAGCTTAAAGACTTTGGTATCGGACTGACAAAAGAGCAGATCTTAGAGATTGTTGACGATGTTAAACAGATAAGAGAAAGTGGAAAGAAGATTACTGATGAAGATCTAATTGCAATAGCGGCTGGTTACGTTGGAAAAGTACCAGATGAAGAAAAAGAGGTAAAGCTAGAAGAAATGTCAATTATTTCTGGGCTTCATATTACCCCAACAGCAACAGCTATCCTAAACATAAATGGAAATAAGAAAGTGGGCTCAAATATAGGAAATGGGGCTGTCGACGCTGCATTAAATGCATTAAAATCTGTTGTTCCAGAAAAGATAACACTCGAAGAATACAGACTTGAGGCAATAACAGGCGGTTCTGACGCATTATGCCAGGTTTCTGTTAAGATGACAAACGAGGATGGAATCAAAGCTTTAGGAAAGAGTGTTGGACCAGATATAGTCATGACTAGTGTCAATGCAGCTATAGAGGCGATAAACAAACTAAGAAAAATTAGTAAAGAGGGGAAAACGAAATGA
- the ilvC gene encoding ketol-acid reductoisomerase: MATMYYDCDADLKYLQGKKVAVIGYGNQGRAQALCLHDSGIDVVVGVNEGGKSWNCAKDAGIKTMSVEDAAKAGDIVHILIPDEVQPHVYTKYIKDNLKEGNVLSFSHGFNITFNQIKPPEYVDVVMIAPKTPGSELRRLYKEGFGAPALLAVEQDYTGKAKQTALAMAKAMNLTKAGVVETTFEEEAITDIFGEQCVLCGGITELITAGFETLVSEGYQPEIAYFECLNEMKLIVDLFYEGGLELMWERVSNTAEYGGRTRGPMIIDDSVRERMYEVLDNIKSGEFAREFMMENYTGRPVLTRARKEGKEKLIEEVGKDIRKMFLKPEKK, translated from the coding sequence ATGGCAACAATGTATTATGATTGTGATGCAGACCTTAAATATTTACAAGGTAAAAAAGTAGCCGTGATAGGTTATGGAAATCAAGGAAGGGCACAGGCCCTATGTTTGCACGATAGCGGTATTGACGTTGTCGTTGGTGTAAATGAAGGGGGAAAATCTTGGAACTGCGCAAAGGACGCAGGTATAAAGACTATGAGTGTTGAAGATGCTGCAAAGGCAGGAGACATAGTCCACATCCTGATACCTGATGAAGTCCAGCCACATGTTTACACTAAATACATAAAGGATAATCTAAAGGAAGGCAATGTTCTAAGCTTTTCTCATGGATTTAATATAACATTCAATCAGATCAAGCCACCAGAATATGTTGACGTAGTCATGATTGCACCAAAAACACCAGGTAGTGAGCTTAGAAGGCTTTACAAAGAAGGATTTGGGGCTCCAGCACTTCTTGCTGTTGAGCAGGATTACACTGGAAAAGCTAAGCAGACAGCACTTGCTATGGCAAAGGCCATGAATTTAACAAAAGCCGGGGTAGTTGAAACTACATTCGAAGAGGAGGCAATCACAGATATATTCGGTGAGCAGTGTGTCCTCTGTGGTGGAATTACAGAACTCATTACAGCTGGTTTCGAAACATTGGTTAGTGAAGGTTACCAGCCTGAAATTGCGTATTTTGAATGTTTAAACGAAATGAAACTCATAGTAGACTTATTCTATGAAGGTGGCTTAGAACTCATGTGGGAGAGAGTTTCTAACACTGCAGAATATGGTGGAAGAACAAGAGGACCAATGATAATCGATGATTCAGTCAGAGAAAGAATGTACGAAGTCCTTGACAACATTAAATCAGGAGAATTTGCTAGAGAGTTCATGATGGAGAACTACACAGGAAGACCAGTTCTTACAAGAGCAAGGAAAGAGGGTAAAGAAAAACTCATAGAAGAAGTAGGTAAAGATATCAGAAAGATGTTCTTAAAACCTGAAAAAAAATAA
- the ilvN gene encoding acetolactate synthase small subunit, protein MSTQIISVLVEDEAGSLTRMSGMFSRRGINIHSLTVSPSEKEGMSRMTIVTTGDEREIEKVEKQLNKLIEVVKVNILDKNSSVVRDLCLLKIFADKENRAEIIEIANAFKANIVDISIRAITLEITADPLDIDRFVETMKNFGIKELFRTGVTAISRDVEKKTGG, encoded by the coding sequence ATGTCGACACAAATAATCTCAGTTCTAGTTGAAGATGAAGCAGGATCTCTAACTAGGATGAGTGGCATGTTTTCTAGAAGAGGTATTAATATTCATTCTCTAACAGTCTCTCCTTCAGAAAAAGAAGGTATGAGTAGAATGACTATAGTTACTACTGGAGATGAAAGAGAGATAGAAAAGGTAGAAAAACAATTGAATAAACTTATAGAAGTAGTAAAGGTAAACATCCTAGATAAAAATAGTTCTGTTGTAAGGGATCTTTGTCTATTAAAGATTTTTGCTGACAAAGAGAATAGGGCAGAGATTATTGAAATAGCCAATGCATTTAAAGCGAATATAGTAGATATTAGTATAAGAGCAATAACCCTAGAGATAACAGCAGATCCGCTAGATATTGACAGATTCGTTGAAACAATGAAGAACTTTGGCATAAAAGAACTCTTTAGAACGGGAGTTACTGCCATTTCTAGGGATGTTGAAAAGAAAACTGGAGGTTAA
- a CDS encoding HAD-IC family P-type ATPase, which produces MQNKDKGGVLVETKLDWCELNTKETIKKLDSSTGGLSSKEAFSRLEKYGYNEIKFKKKSPLVRFLMQFNNPLLIVLIVAAFACFFLWAFMGEEDIIMDMWVIIGVVLATAIIGFIQEGKAEASIDALKDMLVDKCKVIRDGETKVIPARELVPGDVVIIESGDKVPADLRITSSKSLHLDESMLTGESMPVYKGAEDDPNKKDDERKFCMAYGGTFVTSGRGHGIAYATAEDTEIGKIAKLMKSSGQTTPPILKKISAFVKLLIITIVSFGVLVFGLGVIEGYEIVYMFLAMIGMIVALIPEGLAGAIIAAFAVGSTAMARRNAIVRNLPAAETLGSVTVICSDKTGTLTKNEMTAVRIFSGNKFYFVEGVGYEPIGQILEKDKNTKAKLTPELIQTLRAGFLCNNAGIAIEKDRYVAKGSHTEAALIVSATKAGVDEKLLKLDEIPFDPKQQYMATLHEEGDTNLIYVKGSPERILKSCKDQLVDGKKIPLDKDLIMRNVESMAKDALRVLAMAYKKVPTDKLSLEEIDISDLTFVGAQGMIDPPRKEAIDAIEKCKTAGIRPVMITGDHAFTAKAVAKQLKIGDGEDSVLTGKEISDMTDEELYKVVNDVSVYARVEPEHKYRITKQLQERGHIVAMTGDGVNDAPALKAADIGVAMGKGGTEVSKEASDIILTDDNFATIVDAVEEGRHVYDNIWKVILYIMPTNGGQGLAMAGALFLAPLVPLFSHRLPIEPVQILWVNLIIAIACAIPLIWEPAGKDLLNRPPRDPNEKLFNKFFIRRVGIVSIIEVAMIFSMYLLFFDSVGNSLEYMPQAQTIAFTTIIMIEVGYLFTARSLKGTAFKINPFRNKWLIIGAMTTLVLQVILVYSEPLFGTSPFRTAPFPAIWWIPLTLVATTSFFVIEIEKFIARRLEIKKTAI; this is translated from the coding sequence ATGCAAAATAAAGATAAAGGAGGGGTACTTGTGGAAACAAAATTAGATTGGTGTGAGTTAAATACTAAAGAAACTATAAAGAAGTTGGATTCATCCACGGGTGGACTCTCCTCTAAAGAGGCATTTTCTAGACTTGAAAAATATGGTTATAATGAGATTAAATTTAAGAAAAAAAGTCCTCTTGTCAGATTTTTAATGCAATTCAATAATCCGCTGCTTATAGTTTTGATAGTGGCAGCTTTTGCATGTTTCTTCCTATGGGCATTCATGGGAGAAGAAGATATTATAATGGATATGTGGGTAATAATTGGAGTTGTTCTAGCAACGGCCATAATTGGATTTATTCAAGAAGGTAAAGCAGAGGCTTCAATTGATGCCTTAAAAGATATGTTAGTGGATAAATGTAAAGTAATACGAGATGGTGAAACTAAGGTAATTCCTGCACGAGAATTAGTTCCAGGGGATGTTGTAATTATCGAGTCAGGCGATAAAGTCCCTGCTGACCTTAGAATAACATCTTCAAAGAGTTTACACTTAGATGAGTCAATGCTTACAGGAGAATCGATGCCCGTTTACAAGGGTGCGGAAGACGACCCCAATAAGAAAGATGACGAAAGAAAATTTTGTATGGCATATGGGGGAACATTTGTAACAAGTGGCAGGGGGCACGGTATTGCCTACGCAACTGCAGAGGATACAGAAATTGGTAAGATAGCAAAACTTATGAAAAGTTCTGGACAAACTACACCTCCAATACTAAAAAAAATATCTGCTTTTGTAAAATTACTAATTATTACAATAGTATCTTTTGGAGTCTTAGTTTTTGGGCTCGGTGTTATAGAAGGATATGAGATAGTCTATATGTTCCTTGCAATGATAGGTATGATTGTAGCTTTAATACCTGAAGGCCTTGCAGGAGCTATAATAGCTGCTTTTGCGGTTGGATCTACAGCTATGGCGAGAAGAAATGCAATAGTAAGAAACTTACCGGCTGCAGAAACATTAGGTAGCGTAACAGTAATTTGTTCAGATAAAACAGGAACGCTTACTAAAAATGAAATGACTGCTGTTCGTATATTTAGCGGCAATAAATTCTACTTTGTTGAAGGTGTGGGATACGAACCTATAGGCCAAATTCTGGAAAAAGATAAGAATACAAAAGCGAAACTAACGCCAGAACTTATCCAAACTTTGAGGGCAGGTTTTCTTTGTAACAATGCAGGTATAGCCATAGAAAAAGATAGATATGTTGCAAAAGGTAGCCACACAGAAGCAGCTTTGATCGTTTCGGCTACAAAAGCAGGCGTTGATGAAAAACTTCTAAAATTAGACGAAATACCTTTTGATCCAAAACAACAATATATGGCAACACTGCATGAGGAAGGGGATACAAACCTCATTTATGTTAAAGGATCCCCTGAGAGAATCCTAAAATCTTGTAAAGATCAACTAGTTGATGGAAAAAAAATTCCTCTTGATAAAGACTTGATAATGAGAAACGTTGAGAGTATGGCTAAAGATGCTTTGAGAGTCTTGGCTATGGCTTACAAGAAGGTTCCTACTGACAAGCTTTCTCTTGAAGAAATAGATATCTCAGATCTGACATTTGTAGGGGCCCAAGGGATGATAGACCCACCAAGGAAGGAGGCTATTGATGCTATTGAAAAATGTAAAACAGCAGGGATTCGACCGGTAATGATTACTGGGGACCATGCTTTCACTGCTAAAGCGGTTGCTAAACAGCTGAAAATTGGAGATGGTGAAGACAGTGTTTTAACAGGAAAAGAAATTTCTGATATGACTGATGAAGAACTATACAAAGTAGTTAATGATGTCTCAGTTTATGCAAGAGTTGAACCAGAGCATAAGTACAGAATTACAAAACAATTGCAGGAAAGAGGGCATATAGTTGCAATGACGGGGGATGGAGTAAATGATGCGCCCGCATTGAAGGCAGCAGATATAGGAGTTGCTATGGGTAAGGGTGGAACTGAAGTTAGTAAAGAAGCCTCAGACATAATATTGACTGATGATAATTTTGCCACAATAGTTGATGCTGTTGAAGAAGGCAGGCATGTCTACGATAATATATGGAAAGTCATATTATATATAATGCCAACAAATGGAGGTCAAGGACTTGCAATGGCAGGAGCCTTGTTCTTAGCACCTTTAGTGCCTCTTTTTAGTCATAGACTACCAATTGAGCCTGTACAGATACTTTGGGTAAATTTAATTATTGCTATTGCATGCGCAATTCCATTAATCTGGGAACCAGCAGGAAAGGATTTGTTAAATAGGCCTCCAAGGGACCCTAACGAAAAATTGTTCAACAAGTTTTTCATTAGAAGAGTTGGTATAGTATCTATAATAGAAGTGGCAATGATATTCTCAATGTATTTACTGTTCTTCGATTCAGTAGGTAACTCACTTGAATATATGCCGCAGGCTCAAACAATTGCATTCACTACGATAATAATGATCGAAGTTGGCTACCTATTTACTGCAAGGTCCTTGAAAGGTACAGCATTTAAAATAAATCCATTCAGAAACAAGTGGTTAATAATAGGTGCTATGACAACTTTAGTATTGCAAGTAATTCTAGTATATTCAGAACCCCTATTTGGTACAAGCCCTTTCAGAACAGCACCCTTTCCTGCAATCTGGTGGATTCCCTTGACTCTAGTAGCAACAACAAGTTTCTTTGTTATTGAAATAGAAAAATTCATTGCTAGAAGGCTAGAAATTAAAAAAACTGCCATATAA
- the ilvB gene encoding biosynthetic-type acetolactate synthase large subunit — MNEGLKGTEIVIKCLKEENVKNIFGFPGGQLIPLYDELYEETDVRNILVRHEQGAAHAADGYARASGEPGVCMATSGPGATNLITGLLNATMDSIPVVAFTAQVPTKAIGTDAFQEADTFGITMPITKHNFLVKSTNDLSRTIKGAFKIANTGRKGAVVIDLPNDVQQKRSKEYHHGEVKFAGYNPSIVPNPLQLKRIAQKLVEAERPLILAGGGVILANATEDLRLLAEYLGAGVATTLMGKGAIPENHPLSLGMVGMHGRLGANKMINSCDVLLVIGCRFSDRTTGWGLESFAPDAVKIHCDIDSSELNKNIPVEFPLVGDANLVIRDLIKFIKKYEDVKKDTNVWRKRVNQLHNMCEECETVKPNGSKLTPEIIIKTINNFLEDNAIVTTEVGQNQMFAAHYYITKKPRQFISSGGLGTMGFGFPAAIGAKVAKPDNQVLDIAGDGSFLMVCQELATAMSEDIPVVVAILNNSFLGMVRQWQELFWDKRYAGTKLGTIPDFVKLAESFGAYGERVEKTSDIEKALKNAFDSGVVSILDFKIESETNILPMIPPGGRVDEMIGVGRCRHK, encoded by the coding sequence ATGAATGAAGGATTAAAAGGAACAGAAATTGTAATAAAGTGCTTAAAAGAAGAAAATGTCAAAAATATCTTTGGATTCCCTGGAGGTCAGTTAATCCCCCTTTATGACGAACTCTATGAAGAAACTGATGTTAGAAACATTTTAGTAAGACATGAACAGGGAGCAGCTCATGCTGCAGATGGTTATGCAAGAGCCTCGGGAGAACCCGGAGTGTGTATGGCAACTTCTGGACCTGGTGCAACAAATCTAATAACTGGATTATTAAACGCAACAATGGATTCGATTCCGGTGGTGGCTTTTACAGCGCAGGTCCCAACAAAAGCTATAGGCACAGATGCATTTCAAGAGGCAGATACTTTTGGAATAACGATGCCAATAACGAAGCACAATTTTTTAGTCAAGTCAACAAACGATTTATCTAGAACTATTAAAGGTGCCTTCAAAATTGCAAATACTGGAAGAAAAGGTGCTGTAGTTATAGACTTGCCCAATGATGTTCAGCAGAAAAGATCTAAAGAGTATCATCATGGAGAAGTCAAGTTTGCAGGCTATAATCCGAGTATTGTTCCAAATCCACTGCAACTTAAGAGAATCGCTCAGAAACTTGTAGAAGCAGAGAGGCCATTAATACTTGCAGGAGGGGGAGTAATACTTGCAAATGCTACTGAAGATTTGAGATTACTTGCAGAATATCTTGGAGCGGGAGTGGCAACTACACTTATGGGAAAAGGGGCTATACCCGAAAATCACCCCTTGTCACTTGGTATGGTGGGAATGCATGGAAGGCTTGGGGCTAATAAAATGATCAATAGTTGCGACGTTTTATTAGTTATTGGATGCAGATTCTCTGATAGAACAACTGGATGGGGTCTTGAATCGTTTGCGCCTGATGCTGTTAAAATTCACTGTGATATAGATTCGTCTGAATTAAACAAAAACATACCTGTCGAATTTCCCCTTGTGGGTGATGCTAATCTTGTCATAAGAGATCTGATTAAGTTTATTAAAAAGTATGAGGATGTTAAAAAAGATACAAATGTTTGGAGAAAGAGGGTAAATCAGCTCCATAATATGTGTGAAGAATGTGAAACTGTTAAACCGAACGGATCTAAACTTACGCCTGAAATTATCATTAAAACTATTAACAATTTCCTTGAAGATAATGCAATAGTTACAACTGAAGTGGGTCAGAATCAGATGTTTGCAGCTCACTATTATATCACTAAAAAACCAAGGCAGTTTATATCTTCTGGAGGCCTTGGAACAATGGGATTTGGATTTCCTGCAGCTATTGGAGCAAAGGTAGCAAAACCAGATAATCAAGTTTTAGATATTGCAGGTGATGGGTCATTTTTGATGGTATGCCAAGAATTAGCTACTGCAATGAGTGAAGATATTCCTGTAGTTGTGGCAATATTAAATAACTCGTTCCTTGGTATGGTTAGACAGTGGCAAGAACTTTTCTGGGATAAGAGATACGCGGGAACAAAGCTTGGAACAATCCCGGATTTTGTAAAACTTGCAGAATCATTTGGTGCATACGGAGAAAGAGTTGAAAAAACTAGCGATATTGAAAAGGCGTTGAAAAATGCTTTTGATTCTGGTGTTGTTTCAATTCTTGACTTTAAAATAGAATCTGAAACTAATATTCTTCCAATGATCCCGCCTGGGGGCAGGGTTGATGAGATGATAGGGGTGGGAAGATGTCGACACAAATAA